The stretch of DNA CCGGCGCCCTCGGAGTCGAAGCCCTCGTGGAAGTAGGCGCGGGTGAGCTGCTCACCCCGCACCACCCAGGCTCGGGCCTCGGGCACCTCGTGCCACAGGGCCAGGCCGGCGGTGGCCAGCGACGCGGCGTTGACCGCCCCGATGTTCGAGCCCGACGACGTCGTGCCCCACCACGCGGTGGCGGCGTGGCCGAACTGCTGCTGGCCGAGGGCGGTGACGACCCCGAGCAGCTGGGCCCGTTCCTCCGCCGTGAACCCCGGGTGCAGCAGGTCGTAGGCGAGGGCGAAGCCGTTCAGGCGATGGGCCCGCTGGATGTAGAACTCGTCCACCCCGGGCTCGCGCGGCGCACCGTGGTCCGGAGCAGTGGCCACCACGTACTGCAGCAACCCACGGGCCTTCTCCAGGTAGACGTCGTCACCGGTGATCTGCCACGCGAAGCCGAGCTCGGCCAGGTCATCCCGGCCATAGCTGCGGCTCTCGAGGTCCTCGAGCCCGTCCTGGTACGACGACCGCCCATCGCAGCACGCATCGACCCGGGCCTGCATCCCCGCCCACGCCCGTCCCACGACCGACGTCGGGTCCGCACCCAGCACCCGCTCCCGGATCGCCGGGAGCTCATCGGCCTCGAACAGCATCCACGGGTGCTGGCCCGGCACGTCGAGCAGCGCCATGTCGGGATCGACGGCCGCGACGAGCGGCGGGTCCATCGGATCGAAGGTCCCCTCGATCGGTGCCGGCACCTCGACCTTGATCGGATCGTGCAGCGGATCGCCCACCGCCACGCCCCCGCCGGCGGCGACCAACGCCCCGACGACCAGTACCACCATCCACGCCCGAGCTCGCCCCATCCCGGGTGATTCGTCAGCTCGACCCCCCAATCCTGTCCGTCCGGTCCGCAGACGGCACTCGACGGTGCCCCCGCACGGGGCGGGGGTGACCGGAAGCCGTTGGGTTGGAGCCTGGGCTGTGCCGTCGCCGCGTCCTACGCGGCGACCGCTTCGGGCGGCGGTCTCCGCCGGCCCGAGCCGAGCTCGTTCCCGTATCGGTCGAGGAACAACGGCATCCCATCCACCATCAGCACCGACAACACCCCCGAATGGATCGCGTTGTGATGATGCCGACAGAGGAACACCATGTTGTCGATGTCGGTGCCACCCAGGTAATCCCAGAACACCACGTGGTGGGCATCGCAATGCGCCGGCGGCCGGTCACAGCCCGGAACAGCACAGCCCCGATCTCGAGCAGCCAAGGCCCGGCGCAGCTGGCGGTTGGCGTAGCGCTCCTCCCGCCCGAAGAACAACATCACCCCGGCGGCGTCGAGCACCACCGACTGATACCGCGACCCGCACCGCATCCGCCGCATCACATCGATCGGCAGGACGGTCCCGTCGGTCAGCTCACACAGCGAATCGGCATGCCGACCGCCGAAGCGGTACGTGTCCTCATCGACGTGGACCATGAACAGCGGCTCACGCCGATCGGGGTTGCCCTCACCGGCCGCGCCGGCCTCGACCAGCTCGCCCAGCGCCTCGGCCCGACGCATCCCCGGCGTACGAGACGCCAACCCGTCATCGGGGTTGGCCTCGGTCACCTTCTTGTCCCGGTGGAACAGCTGATCGACCCGCTCCTCCAGCGCCGCCAGCAGCGGCAACCCAGCGTCCAGGCCAAAGTCACCGTTGAGGCGCACCCGATCCCCCACCCGGCTGGCGCTCAGCGTGTCGTGCTGGGGGTCGCGGGGTTCGACCCCATCCATGTCCCACAGCTCGATCCAGGCGTCGACCTTCACCGCCAGCTGATCCGCCGTGCACCCCATCGCCTGCACCACCAGGTCGACCTCTTGGTCGGCGAAGGCACCCCGCACCCGCGGGTTGGCCACACAACGAGCCAGCACCCGGGCATGGGCCTCGGTGATCGACCCCTCGGCCAACGCCTCCCGGGTGTGGGACATCTGCTGCAGACGGTTGGCCAGCTGCACCCGGCTCCCCGCCACCGCCCGAGACGTGCCCGTCTGAGCCGCCAACCAGTTCGCCACGTTGTACGCCGCATCGAGCTG from Acidimicrobiales bacterium encodes:
- a CDS encoding DUF222 domain-containing protein, which produces MGRSLAEELVEVLAVDVESLSVAESVVHMARVEQVRTRFEAQVYETLGMFDRSGAWQLDAAYNVANWLAAQTGTSRAVAGSRVQLANRLQQMSHTREALAEGSITEAHARVLARCVANPRVRGAFADQEVDLVVQAMGCTADQLAVKVDAWIELWDMDGVEPRDPQHDTLSASRVGDRVRLNGDFGLDAGLPLLAALEERVDQLFHRDKKVTEANPDDGLASRTPGMRRAEALGELVEAGAAGEGNPDRREPLFMVHVDEDTYRFGGRHADSLCELTDGTVLPIDVMRRMRCGSRYQSVVLDAAGVMLFFGREERYANRQLRRALAARDRGCAVPGCDRPPAHCDAHHVVFWDYLGGTDIDNMVFLCRHHHNAIHSGVLSVLMVDGMPLFLDRYGNELGSGRRRPPPEAVAA